The genomic window GGCAGTCTGGCAGCACAACCGTCATTGTCCTCAGACGACAAGGCCCTGAACAGGAGGGAGCAGATCTAAAAGAAATTAAAGACAACATATGTTGGTATACAAGTGTCTTATGGTTGTTCTGAGGAATTCAATGCATGTAGGCTACTGTATGATCACCCTTATTAGTATACAGTATCAGTCTTGATTAGTTGTTTGGTGTATGATCACTGTAAACAGGCTATTGCAAtgcaatataaaacaaaaaaagattgctAACATCAGGCCTGCAATAATAACTAGCCTATTTTTCAATAAGGGTGTAACTATCGTAATATTACGCTGGGTCTCGAAATAATTAGATTACATTTTCTAATGTAACAAAACTCTTAAATCCAGAGATGCTCACAAATCATTCagagtcccaagtcaagtcgcTGCGTGTGTGCGAGTGCCAATCCTTGATGTACAGTCTCTAAAGGCAAAAACGTTTCatttctgaatgtgtgtgtgctcaagcACAACAATTCTTTTATAAATGCTCtcaatgcaataaaataaaaaactaaataagtgCTGTATCAGATCTCTGGAAACTGGTCAAAAAGATATTAACCTCTTGAGGTGATCACAAAACATTCAACACAGAGGAGCAATaccaagaagaaaaaaggtttggGTTTTGTCTGATTCCAACAAAAAGCTTAGATTCATCATAGTAACATAGACCATCCCTCATATCCAGTGTCACCTTGCTAGTCTCCTTTAATCACGCCTCATGTGGTGAGGCAATATGGCACTCTGGGCATACTTCCAATAGAGGTCAAAGTAGAAGCACTTTGGGACTTTACAATGACACCCATCCAGTCAAAACTAAAACCTGCCAGCCTCAGAGAACAAGCAGAGTCCAgcaccagtaaaaaaaaaaaaaagaataaccaACAGGAAGCTCTTGTTACCGTGGAGGAAGCAGGTGTTGTGGTGGCACTGTGACAGGCCTCATCAGCTACACTGAGCTTGTTGGAGTCATCGATCTGAGGCAGAAGCAGCATCAGAGCAGGTGGGTTGATTATAGGGCTCCCCTGGCTGGATGCTATCAGCTCCATCACAGCAGCAATATCCTGAGGCTTTCGGCTGTCTGCCTCACATGAACCCACAGgtagaacagcagcagcagcatcagcacaaCTGAGGAAAACACACGCAACACACTGGTCTCTGTGGCAAgccgcttttttttttccttttcattccaACGCAAAAATAGTCGTGCTGTTGTGTGGTGCACGGCGCCATGTTTTATAGCAGCAAAGTAACAATTCTGTCCCTGTGCACACCACACAGGGAAGTCAAAGAATGTCTCAGTGAAACTTGACTCATGTGGATTACCAGCGAGCCTGGTGAGGAGAGCTGTTGATGATCCTGCCATGTCTCATGGAGGGAGTGGAGATAGTGTTTCTGCCATGAAGTggcagagaaaagaggagaggtaCACAAAGTCTGCAGAGGAAAGTTCCCACAACACCCACGAGGCCAGAAAAACAACTTTTGGACAACTCaaataacaaacataaatatattgacTATACTAAACGTTCTGACCTTGTGTCTGTTGccttcaataaataataaacaagtgttttgtttttctacagataaaaacagcacatttaaaacaatattaacattaaaataGTACTCActtggtggtggaggtggtgttTAACATATTCAATAACCaagatattaaattattatttgataCTAAAACAAGTTAAATAGAATACAGAGGATTATAAACCTACCATTATTATCAATGTACGGAGTATGAATGTTGGAGAAGAGTGTGTGCTTTTACCTTTACAAAGACACAGTGTGTCTATCTGCTGATACTGAACGTGTCTTTAAGCCCTGTAACTAAACTCTGTGCATGTAACCACAGTACGCGTCATCAGAAAAGCAACCAGACCAGAAGTATAAAGAGGACCACTGCAGGTGGAAGAGAGCAAGCTGGTTTTAAAAAGTCTCCAGACAACCTCAGGCTATTTAGTTCTACTTCAAAAGACCTGAGGCAGCAGGAATGCAAGTTTTGTTATGAGCATGTCacaaatatgatttttaatAATGTAGCCTGAGTGATTCATGGCATAGCAAAAAATAAAGGTTGAGGCGTGCAGGTTGTCGCTGACTGCCTGAGCACTGCAGAGCTGCCTGCTCATTAGGTTAGCGATGTCTCTGCAGACTCCCAGCAGCGCACACAAGCAAACCAAGCAACAAATGACCCAGATGTttgacagtcagacaggatCCACTCAGAGCCCTAAGCACAGTACAGCAGAGAGAGTTAGCAGAGCAGGACAGTGACACTGGCAGAACAGCCACCCAGGCTAGCATAGTGGAGATGAGAGGATTACACTGTCCCACTGACAGGCTTCTACCCCCACATGTCCTGCACTTGCCCTATTTATCTCTGTTACAGACACAAGGCTGTCTGCTGTAATACTATGCCCTCTCAGGAAGCTAAACACAGCCAATGAGGGCAACATGCCTTGACTAAGTGCCAGGAGAGAAGCTCATGTAACGCCCTGTGGGAAGATTAAATCATATTCTCGAATACACCGTCACAGTAGATCAAGGAAACTGGGCctacaaaattaaattaaatctgtaCAGGATTGGCAGCAAAGTGTTTGTTACCTGGGTGTAGTAGGGGCCAGTGTCTCCGTAGGCTGAGAGGGGCCCCTGCTTTCAGAGTCGATCAGAGTAGCCAGCACCACAGTCGCCTCCAGGACCATGTCCTCCACAGAGAAGCATACAGGCCTGCAAACAACATCAGTGACATAAATCCAACTAATTAATCTCCACTGTCAAAATCACCAGTAATATTAACTGTTGTACAAGAAAAACCCAGCATAACTAGTCACTAGGTAAAATGGCTCAAAAGCCACTTATGAAATTGTTCACTGCATTTTGAGAGTATCTGGTATTAACTACACACTCAGTATGGAGTGTCTGTGGTACAGCACCACATAGACTGACGTTGGTCCTTGCAACTTACTTTCCTGCAGCACCAAAGTGGACAGACACTGGAAGGCAATGCGACTCTGCAAAGGACAGTAAaccctaaaaaataaaaaataaatatgagataTGCTTGTGTGCATACTTGTCATGACTGTGACATTTTAATAGCTAAACATTTTGAGAATAGCATTACGGCATGTGTACAACGATCAGGCTAAAGAAAACTATAAATGCTTGAGTAAATTGAGTAAACTGAGTAAATTGAGGCAGACTAAAACTTAGAGCCTGGCCTTTAATCCATCCGATTTTCCAAAACTGACAGGAACAACGACACTAGGCTGGCTAATGAGGAGCCTCACAGCGGGGTATCCAAGAAACATTCCAAGACATTTAGGGACCGGAGCTATGGGTGTTAATGCAGGTCAAGTCTCATTAACTGGACTAACACAAGGACTGTTAATCAAAATAACCAACAAAGTCCATTTACATTGTTTGTCAAGCCAGTACAGAAGAAAGCAATTTATATTGGGGTGTGTTCATTCAGACACTGTACAAATAACTTTGGATTACTATGCACGCTATTCAGGAAATTACATTATAGTTCTCCACGATCCAATGTTTCACTGTTACTCAAAATATGAATCGTTTAAGATCGACATAAGTTGAGCCAGCCCTTAAGATACAAACACCTTGGCTTAAAAGTTACACATTTCACAATAACCCAAGAAATGTGTAGCCTATAATTTCTACAACTAATAACTTATTATTTTCTCTGTACTGTATAATATGCATCACTTATATCACACTATTTTTGCTATAAAGATGAGATACAACATTGAGGTGAAAGTTCACATGGTTACAATGCAGAGCCAGATACAGTTGCTTTTTATGACACTAAAGTATCCAAAATACAGGACCAGAAACATGACCTCCGAGACATGAAATACTCCTGGAGCcagttctacacacacacacacacacacacacacacacaaagatacaccgAATATTATCATGCAAAAGGATAAAAGGAGCCTCCAAAAATATATGTTGTTACCCTCAACTCCTTCAGACAGAAGGTTATATCTGACTCCACTCCGATCTGAAAGTAGTCAAACTCGTCTGGATGTAAGGACATCTCGGTGTACATATTCTTCATGTGATCTGTGACAGATGTACAGCCAAGTCAAATAGTATCTGCataacattgtttgtgtttgttgaagAGTTTGCAGCATTTCCATTATCAGGTTAAGAGAGACTTTTTTACACCGGTGGCATCAGTCACACAGTTTAATTATGGGCCTGAGCCAAATCACAGTGTAACATTAGCTCACCATCTCCCCCCTCATAGTAATTTCTCAGGCTGACTCTCAGAGGAGTCATAGACAGAGTGATTTCCTCCTGGGACACTGGGAAATGCATCACCATATCACTAAGGAGCCTGCAGAGgtagaacaaaacaaatgccAACCTACACAGAATCAACCTAAACATTGAGCAGAGGGCCTTATGTCAACATTGTGCTACTAATGGATGATACTTTGGGTATTAATGATTATGTCCTCGCCAATCTGGTTGACTAAACTGAATTGCACTTAACCGTGTGTGTTGGGCCAGAGCCAGCTGAGAGTAAAAAGCAATGTTAATACCCATCCTGTTTCCAATTAAAATAGACAGGACTT from Cyclopterus lumpus isolate fCycLum1 chromosome 9, fCycLum1.pri, whole genome shotgun sequence includes these protein-coding regions:
- the rad9b gene encoding cell cycle checkpoint control protein RAD9B isoform X1 — encoded protein: MNCVLEGSGVKAFGKAVHALSRIGDELWLDPTVRGLALRSVNSAHSAYACFLFSPLFFQHYSLGSVSEQGREIINCKLFMKSVLPLFRCLTSIERNVERCQISITPPNDQVMIQFFCRHGITKTHNLCFQESEALQAVFASHLSPNVLKAPARLLSDMVMHFPVSQEEITLSMTPLRVSLRNYYEGGDDHMKNMYTEMSLHPDEFDYFQIGVESDITFCLKELRGLLSFAESHCLPVSVHFGAAGKPVCFSVEDMVLEATVVLATLIDSESRGPSQPTETLAPTTPSCADAAAAVLPVGSCEADSRKPQDIAAVMELIASSQGSPIINPPALMLLLPQIDDSNKLSVADEACHSATTTPASSTICSLLFRALSSEDNDGCAARLPVLAFHSDEEEEDYTREQSCYT
- the rad9b gene encoding cell cycle checkpoint control protein RAD9B isoform X2: MKSVLPLFRCLTSIERNVERCQISITPPNDQVMIQFFCRHGITKTHNLCFQESEALQAVFASHLSPNVLKAPARLLSDMVMHFPVSQEEITLSMTPLRVSLRNYYEGGDDHMKNMYTEMSLHPDEFDYFQIGVESDITFCLKELRGLLSFAESHCLPVSVHFGAAGKPVCFSVEDMVLEATVVLATLIDSESRGPSQPTETLAPTTPSCADAAAAVLPVGSCEADSRKPQDIAAVMELIASSQGSPIINPPALMLLLPQIDDSNKLSVADEACHSATTTPASSTICSLLFRALSSEDNDGCAARLPVLAFHSDEEEEDYTREQSCYT